A portion of the Amyelois transitella isolate CPQ chromosome 2, ilAmyTran1.1, whole genome shotgun sequence genome contains these proteins:
- the LOC106143050 gene encoding protein Wnt-4, with protein MFSFSVVTVLMFYAVCILANKNVEGSQPTLQKTVEALFTERSQIMYPGACKLIRSSLHQAKMCKRNPGLSEVLQVAKDQAIRACEEEFRYDRWNCSLVFNNKPKRNIFNKIYRETVFIHALFAASMTHAVAKACASGELTRCSCSGVYSKNSTFKMGGCGDDFRQGKRITRNFLELNEAGNDQIGEILKQDVMVGVDAMAEQMREVCKCHGFSGSCTTKTCWRRLGPFNSVMGLLKKQFHHAVKQRIFNYTTKRAITPRVRKKMKVDRKSLVYLHKTPNLCVSTSGRECKDRNNCSTLCCGRGYVTSQKTVVYRCRCKMVNCCFVKCDTCTQTVNVYTCK; from the exons atgtttagttttagtGTCGTTACtgttttgatgttttatgCTGTGTGTATATTAGCAAACAAAAATGTTGAAGG ATCTCAACCAACTTTACAGAAAACGGTAGAAGCCCTATTCACGGAGAGATCTCAAATCATGTACCCCGGCGCATGTAAATTAATCAGATCTTCCCTGCACCAGGCCAAAATGTGTAAAAGGAATCCTGGACTTTCAGAGGTTTTACAAGTAGCGAAAGACCAGGCGATCAGAGCTTGCGAAGAAGAGTTTCGATATGACAGATGGAACTGCTCTTTGGTCTTCAACAATAAACCAAAAAGGAATATATTCAATAAGATTTACAGAGAAACAGTATTCATACATGCGTTGTTCGCAGCTTCTATGACGCACGCTGTAGCCAAAGCGTGTGCATCAGGAGAACTAACCAGATGTTCCTGTTCAGGGGTTTACAGTAAAAACTCGACTTTCAAAATGGGCGGCTGCGGCGATGACTTCAGACAGGGGAAAAGAATCACGCGGAATTTTCTAGAACTCAACGAAGCGGGGAACGATCAGATTGGGGAGATCTTAAAGCAGGATGTCATGGTCGGAGTGGACGCCATGGCGGAACAAATGAGAGAGGTTTGCAAGTGTCATGGATTTTCTGGTTCGTGTACGACTAAAACGTGCTGGAGGCGACTGGGTCCTTTCAATTCTGTTATGGGTTTGCTGAAGAAGCAGTTCCATCATGCTGTGAAGCAGAGGATTTTTAACTATACGACGAAAAGGGCGATCACTCCAAGGGTGAGGAAGAAAATGAAGGTTGATAGGAAGAGTctagtttatttacataaaacgcCTAATCTTTGTGTGAGTACGAGTGGCAGAGAATGCAAGGATAGAAATAATTGTTCCACTTTGTGTTGTGGGAGAGGATACGTCACGAGTCAGAAGACGGTGGTGTATAGGTGCAGATGTAAGATGGTAAACTGTTGTTTTGTTAAATGCGATACGTGTACGCAGACTGTGAATGTTTATACCTGTAAATGA